From the genome of Hymenobacter cellulosilyticus, one region includes:
- a CDS encoding SDR family NAD(P)-dependent oxidoreductase — protein sequence MANEQKFALITGATSGIGYELAKLLAQDKYNLVIVARNQQELENTAAEFQQQYGIRVVPLAKDLFNREAPFEVYEAVRAQGIEVEVLVNDAGQGQYGEFVETDINRELDIIQLNIGAYVVLTKCFLKEMVARGSGKILQVSSIGGELPGPLQSVYHGTKAFVTSFTEAIREETKDSGVTITALLPGVTDTDFFRKADMERSKLVAEGSKADPADVAKDGYEALLAGKDKIVSGLKNKVQVAISNVIPDDLVAANMHQQGKPVDDESK from the coding sequence ATGGCTAACGAACAGAAATTTGCCCTCATCACGGGGGCTACCAGCGGCATTGGCTATGAGCTGGCTAAGCTGCTGGCGCAGGATAAGTACAACCTGGTGATTGTGGCCCGTAACCAGCAGGAGTTGGAGAACACGGCTGCCGAGTTCCAGCAGCAATACGGCATTCGGGTGGTACCCCTGGCCAAGGACTTGTTTAACCGCGAAGCGCCGTTTGAGGTCTACGAAGCGGTGCGGGCCCAGGGCATTGAGGTGGAAGTGCTGGTGAATGACGCCGGACAGGGCCAGTACGGCGAGTTCGTGGAAACCGACATCAACCGGGAACTGGATATCATTCAGCTCAACATTGGGGCCTACGTGGTGCTAACCAAGTGCTTTTTGAAGGAAATGGTAGCCCGGGGCTCGGGCAAGATTCTGCAGGTTTCGTCTATCGGCGGCGAGCTGCCCGGTCCGCTGCAGTCGGTCTACCACGGCACCAAGGCCTTTGTCACGTCCTTCACCGAGGCCATTCGCGAAGAAACTAAGGACAGCGGCGTGACCATCACGGCTCTGCTGCCCGGCGTAACGGATACCGACTTTTTCCGCAAGGCCGATATGGAACGCTCCAAGCTGGTGGCCGAGGGCAGCAAAGCCGACCCTGCCGATGTGGCCAAGGACGGCTACGAAGCCCTGCTGGCTGGCAAGGACAAAATTGTGTCGGGCCTGAAAAACAAGGTGCAGGTAGCCATCAGCAACGTTATTCCCGACGACCTGGTGGCGGCCAACATGCACCAGCAGGGCAAACCCGTAGACGACGAAAGCAAGTAG
- a CDS encoding SdpA family antimicrobial peptide system protein, giving the protein MKTKNILLYNSVLLGFAFLLLKVVYAAAGPNVTESSFKDNYDIFSFFPEGWGFFTRSPRGDKYVLYKVESAQSLTPVHFKNASAESLYGFSRKSRRVNMEIGRVASLVKMDSSWVRVEDNDQIIAAVKFHGREIARSAFNQKQFRFIAPGTYILKKYKIAPWSWAKYPDNFKKSAYVTTIILQ; this is encoded by the coding sequence ATGAAAACTAAAAATATACTTCTCTATAACAGTGTCCTCCTGGGCTTTGCCTTTCTGCTGCTCAAAGTCGTATATGCGGCGGCTGGGCCTAATGTGACCGAATCTTCCTTTAAGGACAATTACGATATCTTTTCCTTTTTCCCGGAAGGCTGGGGGTTCTTCACGCGTAGTCCCCGGGGTGACAAATACGTCTTATACAAAGTAGAGTCGGCCCAGTCCCTGACGCCGGTGCATTTCAAGAACGCTTCCGCGGAAAGTCTTTATGGCTTTTCCCGCAAAAGCCGGCGGGTGAATATGGAGATAGGGCGGGTGGCCTCCCTGGTCAAAATGGATAGCAGTTGGGTCAGAGTAGAAGACAATGACCAGATTATTGCGGCCGTCAAATTCCATGGGCGCGAAATAGCACGTTCGGCGTTCAATCAGAAACAATTCCGGTTTATCGCACCGGGTACTTACATCCTGAAGAAATACAAAATAGCGCCCTGGTCCTGGGCAAAGTATCCTGATAATTTCAAGAAGTCTGCCTACGTAACGACCATTATACTGCAATGA
- a CDS encoding helix-turn-helix transcriptional regulator, translating into MNRFDRITALLIQLQAKRVVKGPELAQRYGVSLRTIYRDLRTLEEAGVPLSGEAGLGYSLAEGYRLPPVMFTREEATALLTAEKLAAQLTDAHTAQLSQTAMDKLRAVLRRPDRDYVETLSSRIRIFGGARRSAAAAPALAFGTQQPLLDAIARQRVVRLEYRAGHQGTPSRRDVEPIGVYFGQHWHVVAFCRLRQEFRDFRLDRIAGLQVLDEAFEPRPDTLQSYWASLAEERQTQVAVVRFGPQVLGQVHEYKHYYGWKQDQAPMPTVGWK; encoded by the coding sequence ATGAACCGCTTCGACCGTATTACTGCCCTGCTGATTCAGCTCCAGGCCAAACGCGTGGTGAAAGGGCCCGAGCTGGCCCAGCGCTACGGCGTGAGTTTGCGCACCATTTACCGCGACCTGCGCACCCTGGAAGAAGCCGGCGTGCCGCTCAGCGGGGAAGCGGGCCTGGGCTATTCCCTGGCCGAGGGCTACCGTTTGCCGCCGGTCATGTTTACGCGCGAAGAAGCCACGGCCCTGCTCACGGCCGAAAAGCTGGCCGCCCAGCTCACCGATGCGCACACGGCCCAGCTCAGCCAGACGGCCATGGACAAGTTGCGCGCCGTGCTCCGCCGCCCCGACCGCGACTATGTGGAAACCCTGAGCTCCCGCATCCGCATCTTTGGCGGCGCCCGTCGCTCCGCGGCCGCGGCTCCAGCCCTGGCTTTTGGCACCCAGCAGCCCTTGCTCGACGCCATTGCCCGCCAGCGGGTGGTGCGCCTGGAGTACCGCGCCGGGCATCAGGGCACGCCTTCCCGCCGCGACGTAGAGCCCATTGGCGTCTATTTTGGCCAGCACTGGCACGTAGTGGCTTTTTGTCGCCTGCGCCAGGAGTTCCGCGACTTCCGCCTCGACCGGATTGCGGGCCTGCAGGTGCTCGACGAAGCGTTTGAGCCCCGCCCCGACACCCTGCAGTCGTACTGGGCCTCGCTGGCCGAGGAGCGCCAGACCCAGGTAGCCGTGGTGCGCTTCGGGCCCCAGGTGCTCGGGCAGGTACACGAATACAAGCATTATTACGGCTGGAAGCAAGACCAGGCCCCGATGCCGACGGTTGGGTGGAAATGA
- a CDS encoding sporulation-delaying protein SdpB family protein, which translates to MATRKPFFLFASLARTSLAIGTLITLLLSSPDILFDELTFGKTSFNPALEYLNIFTYFGFAHMTAYYGVCIIVLLAVVSGFYPRVTGILHWLVSFSIFRSAQILEGGDQITVIMTLLLIPITLADSRTNHWQLLTAQVAQQANYFVANVSWAVIRLQMAVLYLQASVEKVYKLQEWKNGTAIYYFLNDPVFGYPDWLEQLMAPLLTNAYVVSGLSWGTILFEIILAGAIFMRPKLRAKLLLPAIGFHCFIAVAFGLVSFFFAMTGGLLLFLSTKKIEGKIAQALAKRKVVAPDRAPALQQMAAA; encoded by the coding sequence ATGGCTACCCGGAAGCCCTTCTTCCTTTTTGCAAGTCTGGCGCGTACCAGCCTGGCCATCGGTACGTTGATTACGCTGCTGTTGAGCAGCCCGGATATTCTCTTTGATGAGCTTACCTTCGGCAAAACCAGCTTTAACCCGGCCCTAGAATACCTCAACATTTTCACCTATTTCGGCTTTGCACACATGACGGCCTACTACGGCGTGTGCATTATCGTGCTGTTGGCGGTTGTATCCGGATTTTACCCGCGGGTAACTGGCATTCTGCACTGGTTGGTCTCCTTTAGCATTTTCCGGTCGGCCCAGATTCTGGAGGGCGGCGACCAGATTACGGTAATTATGACCTTGCTTCTGATTCCGATAACCTTAGCCGATTCGCGTACCAACCACTGGCAGCTGTTGACTGCTCAGGTCGCGCAGCAGGCCAACTACTTCGTTGCCAATGTATCCTGGGCAGTTATCCGGCTGCAGATGGCTGTTTTGTATCTGCAGGCCAGCGTCGAAAAAGTTTATAAGCTGCAGGAGTGGAAAAACGGTACCGCCATTTACTATTTCCTCAATGACCCGGTATTCGGCTATCCCGACTGGCTGGAGCAGTTGATGGCGCCCCTGCTGACCAATGCCTACGTCGTGTCGGGGTTGTCTTGGGGCACTATCCTATTCGAGATTATTCTGGCCGGGGCCATCTTTATGCGCCCCAAACTCCGCGCAAAGCTGCTGCTGCCCGCTATTGGATTTCATTGTTTCATTGCCGTGGCCTTCGGCCTGGTAAGCTTTTTCTTTGCTATGACGGGTGGTTTGCTCTTGTTCCTGTCTACCAAAAAGATAGAGGGTAAAATTGCGCAGGCTCTGGCCAAACGAAAGGTGGTAGCACCGGACCGCGCCCCGGCCCTTCAGCAGATGGCTGCCGCCTAG
- a CDS encoding DinB family protein: MRSGDYVIVNQPRAEVVRHLISHMIHHRGQLSVYLRLLDVPVPYIYGPTADETSQPE; encoded by the coding sequence ATGCGCAGCGGCGACTACGTGATTGTAAACCAGCCACGAGCCGAGGTGGTGCGCCACCTCATCAGCCACATGATTCATCACCGCGGGCAGCTGAGCGTCTACCTGCGCCTGCTCGACGTGCCGGTACCCTACATCTACGGCCCCACCGCCGACGAAACCTCCCAGCCCGAATAA